One genomic region from Lycorma delicatula isolate Av1 chromosome 1, ASM4794821v1, whole genome shotgun sequence encodes:
- the LOC142334323 gene encoding uncharacterized protein LOC142334323 isoform X2 yields MCQELQNSDYISFENIEKQLVNILEKTKNQKEFLEEQCWLAQEIQTSCSKRESVVSCKDVRHADKKNNKMQLILQDKQSDITAEIVKILISKIDDAIKHADDVLKMANLEKEMKKVKSVNPNFSDMISSLNNKSNRLTAEIPYKSNKKLKTEGKINYECVKISKQQKNFVTIHGKDSTSLNKEPARDCLRSIHTSSISVNERTKIQKQERTKDLVSVIKSKPFNPSDSKNENSVKQAILKDVDGLFMNAIKTAETTTEELFDDGGNRNVPVSSGQEDSQLSHPTLKILSGVISYEKFNNCEEVIKLFSFYHKLLTAATNRKSEKHSKFVLNMKERNNSLVFVSGSLHEKFVSCMEMRLRLSREKKEEYFSLLRPFFAE; encoded by the exons ATGTGTCAAGAACTACAAAATTCT gattatatatcatttgaaaatattGAGAAGCAACttgtaaacattttagaaaaaacaaaaaatcaaaaagaatttttagaagAACAGTGTTGGTTGGCCCAAGAAATTCAAACTTCTTGTTCAAAAAGAGAATCAGTGGTGAGTTGTAAAGATGTTCGTCATgctgataagaaaaataataaaatgcagttGATTTTACAGGATAAACAATCTGATATTACggctgaaattgtaaaaatattaatatctaaaattgaTGATGCCATTAAACATGCTGATGATGTATTAAAAATGGCAAACcttgaaaaagaaatgaaaaaggtaaaaagtgtTAATCCTAATTTTTCAGATATGATTAGTTCTCTGAATAATAAAAGCAACAGACTTACAGCAGAAATTCCttataaatctaacaaaaaattaaagactgaggggaaaataaattatgaatgcgtgaaaatttcaaaacaacagaaaaattttgtaactattCATGGAAAAGATTCTACTTCTTTAAATAAAGAACCTGCTAGAGATTGTTTAAGAAGTATTCATACCTCATCTATATCTGTAAATGAaagaacaaaaattcaaaaacaagaaAGAACAAAAGATCTTGTTTCAGTTATTAAAAGCAAGCCATTCAACCCTTCagattctaaaaatgaaaattctgttaaACAAGCTATTTTGAAAGATGTTGATGGTCTTTTTATGAATGCTATTAAAACAGCTGAAACTACTACAGAAGAATTATTTGATGATGGGGGTAATAGGAATGTTCCAGTATCGTCAGGTCAAGAAGATTCTCAACTATCACATCCAACATTGAAAATTCTGTCAGGTGtaattagttatgaaaaatttaataattgtgaagaagttataaaattatttagtttttaccaCAAGTTACTGACTGCTGCCACTAATAGAAAATCTGAAAAACattctaaatttgtattaaacatgAAAGAAAGG AATAACTCTTTAGTTTTTGTCTCTGGAAGtcttcatgaaaagtttgtttcttGTATGGAAATGAGATTAAGGTTGTCAAGggagaaaaaagaagaatactTTTCATTATTAAGACCATTTTTTGCTG